The segment TCTCATGTATGTTGTCAATCTTTCCAATCCCATTAAACGACTTAGCCGGGTGTATGGGGGAATACAACGCTCATTAGCTGCGGCACAGCGGATTTTTACCGTGCTTGATACCGAGCCGGAAATACAAAATATGCCTGGTGCTGTGGCATTGCCGGCCATTCGTGGTGAAGTGGCTTTTCACTCAGTTGATTTTTCTTACAAAACGGGTGAACCAACGCTGCAGGATATTTCCATCCAAGCCCGGCCGGGCCAGATGGTGGCAATTGTCGGGGCCAGCGGCGCCGGCAAGACGACAATTGCCAACCTGATCCCACGATTCTACGATCCGTGCTCTGGCTATATTAGTATCGACGGCATTGATATCAAAACGGTAACCGTCGAGTCGCTGCGGGAACAGATTGGCATTGTGCCGCAGGAAACGGTGCTGTTTAACGGTTCTGCCTATGAGAATATCCGCTATGGCCGGTTGGACGCAACGCGGGATGAAATTATTGAAGCGGCTAAGGCAGCCAACGCTCATCAATTTATCAGCCGTATGCCTGAGGGTTATGAAACCCAGATCGGTGAGCGGGGTTCGAAGCTATCCGGTGGTCAGCGTCAGCGAATTGCCATTGCCCGTGCCATTTTAAAAAATCCCCGGGTACTCATTCTGGATGAGGCCACCTCGGCTTTGGATACCGAAAGCGAAAAGCTGGTGCAGGAAGCGCTGGACAAATTAATGTCCGGCCGGACTTCCTTTGTCATTGCCCATCGTTTGTCTACTATTAAAAGGGCCCATGTTATCCTGGTTATGGAAAAGGGCCGGATTGTCGAACAAGGAACGCACGAACAGCTTATGGCGCATGGCGGCGCGTATTATAACCTGCATCAGGTGCAGTTTTCCAGTAATAAAGCGGCCCGGTAGAGGCTGTTATTCTTGATTGTTACCTTACGGAAAGAGGTATGGTGTATGTATTATTTATATAATATACTGGGACTGCTGCTGGTGATTATCGCACTGCCTGTCTTTATGATCCGGCTGGTTCGGGAAGCCGGGTTTGGCGAGCGACTGCGGCAAAGTTTCGGTTTTTTGCCCAGTGAGGAAATTGACAAAGTGGCGCAGCAGGACTGTATCTGGGTCCATGCCGCTTCGGTAGGGGAGATTGTAGCGGCCAGTCCGATCATCAAAGAGTTTCGCCGGGAGTTTCCGGTTCAGCCTATTCTGGTTTCGGTAGTTACCTCCAGCGGTTATGAAATGGCCCGGCGGATTGTGAAGGATGCCGATGCGATCATTTATTTTCCGCTTGATTTGCCCTGGATCAGCCGGGCCGTTGTCAGAAAAATCCATCCCAGGGTTTTTGTACCGGTAGAAACCGAGCTGTGGCCGAATTTTTTAAAGAATATGCGACGCAAGGGTATTCCGGTGATGATGGCTAACGGACGAATTAGCGACAAAAGCGTTACCCGTTATCATTATCTGCGGAATGTTCTAAAAGATATGATGGGAACGGTTACCCGATTTTGTATGCAGTCGGCGGTGGATGCTGAATACATCATCCGGCTGGGGGCCGATCCGGACCGG is part of the Propionispora hippei DSM 15287 genome and harbors:
- the msbA gene encoding lipid A export permease/ATP-binding protein MsbA, with the translated sequence MNTYLRLLAFVRPYIPRLILAVICIMMAASANLYIPWILKEVIDKVLADKDLLTLNIIAGGIVVVFLLRGIFFYGQTYLMAYIGQRIIIDIRSAVYRHFQRLSLSYYEKRQTGTLMSYVTNDVAALQNALVDNVIDGVTEGMTLIGSLGAMFYIHWKLSLLTIITLPLVAQTINIFGKKLRTTSHVMQERAADITSVLQETISAIRVIKSFVREDHEIQRFENENYKNFRAQMKNAQLMALLTPIVEFLSAVGVTLIIWYGGLEVINGNLTAGSLIAFLMYVVNLSNPIKRLSRVYGGIQRSLAAAQRIFTVLDTEPEIQNMPGAVALPAIRGEVAFHSVDFSYKTGEPTLQDISIQARPGQMVAIVGASGAGKTTIANLIPRFYDPCSGYISIDGIDIKTVTVESLREQIGIVPQETVLFNGSAYENIRYGRLDATRDEIIEAAKAANAHQFISRMPEGYETQIGERGSKLSGGQRQRIAIARAILKNPRVLILDEATSALDTESEKLVQEALDKLMSGRTSFVIAHRLSTIKRAHVILVMEKGRIVEQGTHEQLMAHGGAYYNLHQVQFSSNKAAR